In candidate division KSB1 bacterium, the following proteins share a genomic window:
- a CDS encoding GWxTD domain-containing protein, producing the protein MKKQQKMYRVWFIAMLTMLCINAAIAGGRFRVWLDHAQFLGADGQSYLELYYACPVNGIGYQQDEQKNFQGVVYFSLNIFQDDTLWATKQWKSPSQLADTIGLRQNKQHLVDLIRYPIQPGRRYEVYIWAKDYYGGAIDSARASFIARNFSASQPTISDLLIASSIKPFDQTSDPRFRKRAYDIIPKPDLTFGVDVHDLYYYFELYNMAAEFADSQYAVLWQVADSTGRVVGHNADVLDWRPITHKSTREIGQIGVWELADGNYTLSCFLQLRSNKPYKLITSKKFAVQKPPQVISSLQAISRVEQPTFLDGFSEAQLDQEYDQMFALTNKELRKIYESSSNIEQKRTQIYNLWSMNAAQLGLSTTEFRNRFLARIHEADQKYKTSFKRGWKTDQGIVFLKYGTPTDIERHPSEAGTKPYEIWRYENLEGGVIFVFIDRTGFNQYELVHSTKRGELSDPNWQRFISPNPLYRYE; encoded by the coding sequence GTGAAAAAGCAGCAAAAAATGTATCGAGTATGGTTTATCGCCATGCTGACAATGCTTTGCATCAATGCAGCCATTGCTGGAGGTCGGTTTCGGGTGTGGCTTGATCATGCCCAGTTTCTTGGCGCAGACGGCCAAAGCTACCTGGAGCTTTATTACGCCTGCCCGGTGAACGGCATCGGGTATCAGCAGGATGAACAAAAAAATTTTCAGGGAGTTGTCTATTTCAGTCTGAATATTTTCCAAGACGATACTCTATGGGCCACAAAGCAATGGAAAAGCCCGAGCCAATTGGCCGATACCATCGGTCTCAGGCAAAATAAACAGCATTTAGTCGATCTGATCCGCTATCCGATTCAGCCAGGACGTCGCTACGAGGTTTATATCTGGGCCAAGGACTATTACGGCGGCGCCATCGATAGTGCCAGAGCCAGTTTTATTGCAAGGAATTTCTCGGCCAGTCAGCCAACAATTAGCGATTTGCTCATAGCCTCTAGCATCAAACCATTCGATCAAACCAGCGATCCCAGGTTCCGCAAGAGAGCGTATGATATCATCCCTAAGCCGGATCTGACCTTCGGCGTGGATGTCCACGATTTATATTATTATTTTGAGCTCTATAATATGGCAGCAGAATTTGCTGATAGCCAATATGCCGTGTTATGGCAAGTCGCGGACTCAACTGGAAGAGTGGTAGGTCATAATGCCGATGTTTTGGACTGGCGCCCGATCACCCATAAATCGACACGCGAGATTGGACAAATTGGCGTTTGGGAATTAGCCGACGGCAACTATACACTCTCTTGCTTTCTCCAACTGCGGTCTAATAAGCCTTATAAGCTGATCACAAGCAAGAAATTTGCCGTGCAGAAACCTCCGCAAGTTATATCATCCTTACAAGCAATTAGCCGGGTGGAGCAACCTACGTTTTTGGATGGTTTTAGCGAGGCACAATTGGATCAGGAGTACGATCAAATGTTCGCGCTGACGAACAAAGAACTGAGAAAAATTTATGAGAGCAGTTCTAATATCGAGCAGAAGCGGACGCAAATTTACAACCTCTGGTCGATGAATGCGGCCCAGTTGGGACTATCCACGACGGAATTTCGAAATAGATTTCTTGCCAGAATTCATGAAGCTGATCAAAAGTACAAGACATCATTCAAGCGGGGCTGGAAAACCGACCAAGGAATCGTATTTTTGAAATATGGCACGCCGACCGATATTGAGCGTCACCCGAGCGAAGCTGGCACCAAGCCGTACGAGATCTGGCGCTACGAAAATTTGGAGGGAGGGGTCATTTTCGTTTTCATCGATCGAACTGGATTCAATCAATATGAGCTGGTGCATTCGACCAAACGGGGTGAATTGTCCGATCCGAATTGGCAGCGGTTTATTTCACCGAATCCACTATATCGCTATGAATAA
- a CDS encoding PorV/PorQ family protein: MKRSFNLITYMVILTLVLSAQVFAAGSNRAGTNAASELLIPVGARYIAMGGASAANVIGLDALYWNPAGLDKMPYTGAGLFSHMTYIADIGVSYAAAAVKFGGVGSLGLSFKTLSFGDIAITTEDAPDGTGALFSPQFMTVGLSYSRALTDRVAVGATAKIISESMDRVSATGFAFDIGVQYQNLGDINGLNIGVVIKNLGPAMTFDGNGLLRQASPQDVSRPASFYKVVAGSDELPSTMEIGLGYSLGLGEANKISVQSHFVNNNFDDDFTRFGLEYNFNNMVFLRGGYSLSMNNTQDITGESANIFGLTLGAGLKYSFSGLTLGIDYAYRAVNYFNANNVFSVELGF; the protein is encoded by the coding sequence ATGAAGCGCAGTTTTAACCTCATCACATACATGGTTATTCTTACGCTGGTGCTGAGCGCACAGGTTTTCGCGGCCGGCTCCAACCGAGCTGGTACCAACGCGGCCTCGGAACTGCTGATCCCAGTGGGCGCCAGGTATATCGCCATGGGCGGTGCCTCAGCAGCAAACGTAATCGGCTTAGATGCCTTATATTGGAACCCAGCCGGTCTGGACAAAATGCCCTATACCGGTGCAGGTTTGTTTTCTCACATGACCTATATTGCTGATATTGGCGTGAGCTATGCCGCAGCCGCGGTGAAATTCGGAGGCGTTGGCTCGCTTGGCTTAAGCTTTAAAACCTTGAGCTTTGGCGATATCGCCATCACCACCGAAGATGCCCCCGATGGGACTGGCGCGCTGTTCTCACCCCAATTCATGACGGTCGGGCTATCGTATTCCCGTGCATTGACCGATCGCGTGGCCGTGGGTGCCACCGCCAAGATCATCTCGGAATCGATGGATCGCGTCAGTGCCACCGGTTTTGCCTTTGATATCGGTGTACAATACCAAAATCTGGGAGATATCAATGGCTTGAATATCGGCGTGGTGATCAAAAACCTCGGGCCGGCCATGACCTTTGATGGCAATGGCCTTCTGCGTCAGGCTAGCCCCCAGGATGTCAGCCGTCCCGCTTCGTTCTATAAAGTGGTGGCCGGTTCGGACGAACTGCCCTCCACCATGGAGATCGGCCTCGGCTATTCTCTGGGACTCGGCGAAGCCAACAAAATTAGCGTGCAATCCCATTTCGTCAACAACAATTTCGACGATGATTTCACGCGATTCGGTCTGGAATACAATTTCAATAACATGGTATTCCTCCGAGGCGGCTATAGCTTGTCCATGAACAACACCCAGGACATCACTGGCGAAAGCGCCAACATCTTTGGCCTCACCCTGGGAGCTGGGCTCAAGTATAGCTTCAGCGGGCTTACCTTAGGCATCGACTATGCCTATCGCGCGGTGAACTATTTCAATGCCAATAATGTGTTCTCCGTGGAGCTTGGCTTCTAA